The stretch of DNA TGCTGGTCGGTTAGCTGCCACCGTTCCTTGGCCATTGAACAACTCCTTTCAATGGCCGGGTATCATAAGCCGTTGTATGACGCAAGCTTAAACTGTGCCTAATGTCAGGTTATGAAATGGGCTCTAATAAACAGGAAGTCGATCAAGACAGTCACATCTCCAATTGTGGGTTCATCGTCACCACTGCCATTGGCGTCACCAACCCGGCTTTCGCAGCATTCGCAGGCATTCCCTAGGCCGTCTCGATCAGAGTCCAGTTGGGTTGGGTTGGGCTCAGTGAGGCAATTGTCACAAAGGTCACCAATGCCGTCATGGTCGATATCCGACTGATCGGGATTCTCAATTTGAGGACAGTTGTCGGTGGCGCATAGGTTCTCCGGGTGGCCGGGATCCCCGAAGCCGTCAAAATCCGAATCAATACAAACATATGGTCCTACACGTAGGACATAGTCTTCAACCTCCCCGACACTGCTCGCCCCACAGGGTTCGATATTGAAAGTCGTCTTGTCCGCAAGCCGCACGCGCATCATCGTGCTGTTTTGAAGTGATTCTCCGGCGAGTAAAGCATCAGCTGGTACGACGAAGGCATTAGTAAACTCGCCCGGGGAAGTGCTGATAAGTGGCAGCATTTCATCAGCCTCGAATGATGTGTTCTGATTCCAATCGAACCACGCTGCTGCAGTATCGGCTACACGCCAATTGTCAACGACAAGATGGAGAGTGTACTCATATGCTTGCTTCAATTCCTCACAGACAACGATTTCACTCGGATCGTACACTCCGTACCCGTCGCAGCCGCTTGTGTTCAGTAACATGATTTCCTGAACGCGGTCTGCTTCGCGCCAAACCGCGACTTCACTGATGAATTCGCCCCCTTGAGCACACAATTCACTCGCGGCCGATGCCTCGCAATACGCGCATTCGACCGCAGTAGCGAGAAAGTTGATCTGGTAAGGAACATGGTAAGGCGTAGGATCACCGGCGGGGTTACCGCCGATCGTAGACCGGGTAGCCGCGAAGTAATAGTCACCCGGGTCGAGAGAATTGTATATCCAGTACCTGTTTAAGTCTGCCGTTGTCGGGAAACCGTAGCCCTGACACCTGGCCGTGCTATAGCCCCTCACGTCTGCGTAGGCGACAGCATAGTCGCCGGAGCACGGGCAACCTGTGAAAACCGGTGCAAAAGCATATGTGCCACCAAAGTTGTACCGGCTTCCATCGGGCGTACCACAGAAGTTGATCTCGAGATTACAGCAGAAGTCGATCGAAACCCCGTGCCATACATTCTGTTCCATGACTACGTCCGGTATGCTGGGCAGGCAATCCCAACCGGACCAGTCAGTGGTCTGATCGGGGATCGAGTACATGACGCCATCCGTCAGTGACACTGGCACCAGTCCACTACAGCCGTCGTTGGCCGGTCGGATCGAGGTTGGGAAGATTTCGATATCCAACTCGCCGACGCCCATGCCGAAGGCAGAGCAGTCACCGTAGTCGGGATTGCCTTCGATATACCAGCCACCGACCCGAATCAAAAAACGATCGCCGGCCGCGCAGGCCACTTCGCAGAACGGAGGACCACCACGCACACCGCAACCGTCATCGGAGCAACCGCCGGGAACTGTTTCCCTCGGATTGATATCTAAACACTCGTCACCGGCATAGACCCACATTTTGTGGTCGGTGTCTCCGTCACACATGCTGATCCGAGCGTAACCAATCGCATCTGCCTGCCAAACGAACCAAGCGTCAGCGCAAACCTCAGAAGGATCGGCGGGAGAACACCGATCGGTGGGAGGGCCGTCGAGAGTGAGTCCTACGTTGTGAACAAAATGGTCCGTAATCGTGCCGACACCGAGATCCTCGGCATTTGTGCAATCATCGTTAGTGAGTGGGTAGTACCTGGCGTCGACGGTTAGCGTGCCACGAAGACCTTCGCAGAAATCAAAAATCTCGAACTT from Candidatus Zixiibacteriota bacterium encodes:
- a CDS encoding GEVED domain-containing protein gives rise to the protein MSVPSIPAQAIFPVDLSTGLCAGDLVGAGNALYYNFTSPAAAFYTITWCDDGTVPVAVVTGMAGPLDCALGVYGLAYGGNCGGGPGYTLSQILLAGQTFKFEIFDFCEGLRGTLTVDARYYPLTNDDCTNAEDLGVGTITDHFVHNVGLTLDGPPTDRCSPADPSEVCADAWFVWQADAIGYARISMCDGDTDHKMWVYAGDECLDINPRETVPGGCSDDGCGVRGGPPFCEVACAAGDRFLIRVGGWYIEGNPDYGDCSAFGMGVGELDIEIFPTSIRPANDGCSGLVPVSLTDGVMYSIPDQTTDWSGWDCLPSIPDVVMEQNVWHGVSIDFCCNLEINFCGTPDGSRYNFGGTYAFAPVFTGCPCSGDYAVAYADVRGYSTARCQGYGFPTTADLNRYWIYNSLDPGDYYFAATRSTIGGNPAGDPTPYHVPYQINFLATAVECAYCEASAASELCAQGGEFISEVAVWREADRVQEIMLLNTSGCDGYGVYDPSEIVVCEELKQAYEYTLHLVVDNWRVADTAAAWFDWNQNTSFEADEMLPLISTSPGEFTNAFVVPADALLAGESLQNSTMMRVRLADKTTFNIEPCGASSVGEVEDYVLRVGPYVCIDSDFDGFGDPGHPENLCATDNCPQIENPDQSDIDHDGIGDLCDNCLTEPNPTQLDSDRDGLGNACECCESRVGDANGSGDDEPTIGDVTVLIDFLFIRAHFIT